The Paenibacillus mucilaginosus 3016 genome includes the window GAACTGATTGGCGGAGCCCTCTTCGCGGCCGGGCTGCTCACGCCGCTGGCGGCTGTGCTGATCACGCTGACGATGCTGGGAGCCATTGTTAAGGTGCATGCCCAGAACGGACTGTGGGTTACGTCAAACGGATATGAATATCCTCTGGTGTTGATCGCAGTGGTGATTGGTGTTGCACTGACCGGTGCGGGAGCTTACTCGCTGGATGCACTGCTTTCCTAACTAGCTGTGGGATTGGGGAGCGGACGCTGCTGAGGGAACGGACACGGGCCGATGTGGCGCATCATGCGGCCGCACGCATGGGAAGAGCCTGATGAAGTGGAACCGGCTTGATAAGAAAAGACCCCTTTTCATCCTTGAGTGGAGGAGAAGGGGTCTTGTGTGTGATCCGTATGAGTTCCGCTGCCGCCTATTCCTCCGGAGGCTGCACGGCGGGAATGCGCAGGGTCACCGTCGTGCCTTCCCCCGGCGTGCTGCGGTAGGAGAGGCCGTAGCCCTCGCCGAACACGTGCTGCAGCCGCTGGAGCACATTGCGGCTGCCGTAGCCGCTGCCCTTCAGGCTGCCGCGGTAGGTGCCGGCGTCCATCTGCCGCACGAGCTCTTCCTTCATGCCGATCCCGTCGTCGGCAATGGTAATCACAAGATCGTCGGCCTCCTTGGCGGCCGAGATCGTAACAGTGCCCTCGCGGGACACCCGGCCGAGGATGCCGTGCAGGATCGCGTTCTCGACGATCGGCTGGAAGGTGATCTTCGGGATCGCATAGCCGAGCAGCTCCTCGGGCACGTCGGCCACGAGGCGGATTTTGTTCTCGAAGCGGATGTTCTGGATCTGCACGTAGAAGGAGACATGCTTGAGCTCTTCGCCGACCGTCACCACATCCCGGCCGCTGCTGAGGCTGACCTTGTAGAACCGGGACAATGCTTTGACGACCTGCCGGATCTCGTCGTTCATGCCGCTGCTGGCCATCCAGTTAATGAGGTCCAGCGTGTTGTACAGGAAGTGAGGGTTGATCTGCGACTGCAGCGCCTTGAGCTCCGCGCTCTTCACTTCCTGTCCGAGCTTGTACTGCTCCTCGTGCATGGTGGAGATCTTGTCGATCATGAAGTTGTAGGTCTTGATGAGCTCGCCGATCTCGTCCTTGCCCTGCGTCTGGGCGAGGGGGATCAGGCTGCCTTTCTCCACATCCTTGAGCCTCCCGGTCAG containing:
- a CDS encoding DoxX family protein — protein: MMALGLLLVRLVVGLLFVGHGAQKLFGWFGGYGPKGTGGWMESIGMKPGVLMAVLAGLMELIGGALFAAGLLTPLAAVLITLTMLGAIVKVHAQNGLWVTSNGYEYPLVLIAVVIGVALTGAGAYSLDALLS